Proteins encoded within one genomic window of Mesorhizobium sp. AR10:
- the dapB gene encoding 4-hydroxy-tetrahydrodipicolinate reductase: MSESGDMGLVVVGAAGRMGQALIRAIHTIPGARVAGAVERAGSPYLGQDAGELAGIGIINVAIGDDPLPVFAKADGVLDFTAPAATVEFAGYAAQARIAHVIGTTGCSAEDNAKIAAAARHATIVKSGNMSLGVNLLAVLVEQAARALDADDFDIEILEMHHRHKVDAPSGTALLLGEAAAAGRGIALAGNDVRVRDGHTGVRKTGSIGFATLRGGSVVGDHSVILAGTGERITLAHHAEDRAIFARGAVKAALWARGKKPGLYSMRDVLGLA; encoded by the coding sequence ATGAGCGAATCCGGCGATATGGGCCTGGTGGTGGTGGGTGCGGCCGGCCGCATGGGCCAGGCGCTGATCCGCGCCATCCACACCATCCCGGGCGCCCGCGTCGCCGGTGCGGTGGAACGGGCCGGATCGCCCTATCTCGGACAGGATGCCGGAGAATTGGCCGGCATCGGCATCATCAATGTTGCGATCGGCGACGACCCGCTGCCGGTCTTCGCCAAGGCCGATGGCGTGCTCGATTTCACCGCCCCGGCCGCGACCGTCGAATTCGCCGGTTATGCCGCGCAGGCGCGCATAGCCCATGTCATCGGCACCACCGGCTGCTCGGCCGAGGACAATGCGAAAATCGCGGCGGCGGCGCGCCACGCAACGATCGTCAAATCCGGCAATATGAGCCTCGGCGTCAATCTACTGGCGGTGCTGGTGGAGCAGGCGGCGCGGGCGCTCGACGCCGACGATTTCGACATCGAGATCCTGGAAATGCACCACCGGCACAAGGTCGATGCGCCCTCGGGAACGGCGCTGCTGCTTGGCGAGGCCGCGGCCGCAGGGCGCGGCATAGCGCTCGCCGGCAACGATGTGCGCGTGCGCGATGGCCACACCGGGGTGCGCAAGACCGGCTCGATCGGCTTCGCCACGCTGCGCGGCGGCTCGGTGGTCGGCGACCATTCCGTAATTCTGGCCGGCACCGGCGAGCGCATCACGCTTGCCCACCATGCCGAGGACCGGGCGATCTTCGCCCGTGGCGCGGTCAAGGCGGCACTTTGGGCGCGCGGCAAGAAGCCGGGACTGTATTCCATGCGGGACGTGCTCGGGCTCGCCTGA
- a CDS encoding 2,3-bisphosphoglycerate-dependent phosphoglycerate mutase: MSGTLVLVRHGQSEWNLKNLFTGWRDVDLTEQGHKEAKEAGQKLRARGLKFDIAFTSSLIRAQKTCQHILDAVGQSDLKTVRDQALNERDYGDLSGLNKDDARKKWGEEQVHVWRRSYDVPPPGGESLKDTGARVWPYYLHDMQSHVLRGGTVLVAAHGNSLRALIMALDGKSGEEIVKLELGTGVPVIYKLNADSTVASKEVLEG, from the coding sequence ATGTCGGGAACTCTCGTGCTCGTGCGCCATGGCCAGAGCGAATGGAACCTGAAGAACCTGTTCACCGGCTGGCGCGACGTCGACCTGACCGAACAGGGGCACAAGGAAGCCAAGGAAGCAGGCCAGAAACTCAGGGCACGCGGCCTGAAATTCGACATCGCCTTCACCTCGTCACTGATCAGGGCGCAAAAGACCTGCCAGCACATTCTCGACGCGGTCGGCCAAAGCGATCTCAAGACCGTCCGCGACCAGGCGCTGAATGAGCGCGACTATGGCGACCTCTCAGGCCTCAACAAGGACGACGCGCGCAAGAAGTGGGGCGAGGAGCAGGTGCATGTCTGGCGCCGCTCCTACGACGTGCCGCCGCCCGGCGGCGAGAGCCTGAAAGACACCGGCGCCCGCGTCTGGCCCTATTACCTGCACGACATGCAGTCGCATGTGCTGCGCGGCGGCACGGTGCTGGTGGCGGCACACGGCAATTCGCTGCGGGCGCTGATCATGGCGCTGGACGGCAAGTCGGGCGAGGAGATCGTCAAGCTGGAACTCGGCACCGGCGTGCCGGTGATCTACAAGCTCAACGCCGATTCGACCGTGGCGTCCAAGGAAGTGCTGGAGGGCTGA
- a CDS encoding GFA family protein: MSGTADIGCACGRTRLEVLGAPILVSECLCNSCRAAAGRLATLPGARNILTSYGATSCAEYRKDRVRILSGAEHLSEFRLAADAGTRRVVATCCNTPVFLELKGAHWLSIYLHLWPHEARPKAELRTMVGALPDASNLPDDIPNLKSHTVSFYAKLLGAWIAMGFRNPKIDVVGKIEA, from the coding sequence ATGAGCGGAACTGCTGATATCGGATGCGCCTGCGGACGGACACGCCTCGAGGTGCTGGGAGCACCGATCCTGGTGTCCGAATGCCTGTGCAACAGCTGCAGGGCTGCCGCGGGTCGTCTCGCGACGCTTCCCGGCGCAAGGAATATCCTCACATCGTACGGCGCGACGTCTTGTGCAGAGTATCGCAAGGATCGAGTCCGGATCCTGTCCGGCGCGGAGCATCTGAGCGAATTCCGGCTGGCAGCCGATGCGGGTACGCGCCGTGTCGTCGCCACGTGTTGCAACACGCCGGTCTTCCTGGAACTGAAGGGCGCGCACTGGCTGAGTATCTATCTGCACCTCTGGCCGCACGAAGCGCGGCCGAAAGCCGAGTTGCGAACGATGGTTGGCGCCCTGCCCGATGCCTCAAACCTGCCGGACGACATCCCCAATCTGAAAAGCCACACAGTGTCTTTCTACGCAAAGCTTCTGGGGGCGTGGATCGCCATGGGGTTCCGGAATCCGAAGATCGACGTGGTGGGGAAGATCGAAGCCTGA
- a CDS encoding TetR/AcrR family transcriptional regulator, whose product MSRPTKHSPERGSARTRLLEAAQDIIRAKGFAATTVDDLCRAADVTKGAFFHHFGSKDALGVAAAEFWAETTTGFFDAAPYHEPADPLERILAYVAFRKAIIAGDLAEFSCLVGTMAQEVYASSPDIRDACGRSIFGHAATLEADIETARWDHGIAGDWTAESLARHTQTVIQGAFVLAKAGNDPELARESLDHLDRYIRHLFHIAEEDAK is encoded by the coding sequence ATGTCAAGACCGACCAAACATTCGCCCGAACGTGGCAGCGCACGAACCCGGCTCCTTGAGGCGGCGCAGGATATCATCCGCGCCAAAGGCTTCGCCGCCACCACGGTCGATGACCTCTGTCGTGCGGCCGACGTCACCAAGGGGGCGTTTTTTCATCACTTCGGCAGCAAGGACGCTCTGGGCGTCGCCGCGGCAGAGTTCTGGGCCGAGACGACGACGGGCTTTTTCGACGCCGCGCCGTATCACGAGCCGGCCGATCCTCTCGAACGCATTCTCGCCTATGTCGCTTTTCGCAAGGCGATCATCGCGGGCGACCTTGCAGAATTCTCCTGTCTGGTCGGAACCATGGCGCAGGAGGTCTACGCAAGTTCCCCCGACATTCGCGATGCCTGTGGCCGCAGCATCTTCGGCCATGCGGCGACGCTGGAGGCCGACATCGAGACCGCGCGCTGGGATCACGGCATCGCGGGCGACTGGACGGCCGAAAGCCTCGCACGGCACACGCAAACCGTCATCCAGGGCGCGTTCGTCCTGGCCAAGGCAGGCAACGATCCCGAGCTTGCGCGGGAAAGCCTCGATCATCTGGACCGGTACATCCGGCACCTGTTTCACATCGCGGAGGAGGACGCAAAATGA
- a CDS encoding FAD-dependent oxidoreductase translates to MAPSTLVTRRDQMFPTLAEADIDRMRRFGEASAYAAGEHIVRAGDVAPGLIVLLSGKVDITQDGGLGRRETIVTHGPGSFVGELAQLSARPSLVNAEAAEPVEAFVIPAQRLRDLMVQEANLGERIMRALILRRVGLLESGSSGPVIIGPAGNGDTLRLQGFLARSGQPHRALDSDSDPCAKTLIERFHVDPHHLPIVLCPDGKLLRNPGEKELARCIGLLRPIDATKVYDVAIVGAGPAGLAAAVYAASEGLSTIVLDCRAFGGQAGASSRIENYLGFPTGISGMALMARAYNQAQKFGVEMVIPDEAKLLSGASDGYRLDVGDDESVRARTVVIASGARYRRLDIANLAQFEGACVHYWASPIEARLCAGQEVALVGAGNSAGQAAVYLASHVRKVALLARGRSLDATMSRYLVERIKAQPNIEVLTETEVEALDGDEGNLGTIRWRHRASGEETTRPIRHLFLFIGADPNTDWLAQCNVALDAKGFVRTGSDIESGLMETSRSGVFAIGDVRSGSVKRVAAAVGEGAQVVAALHAYLARGNAVAPQTARRI, encoded by the coding sequence ATGGCTCCATCCACGCTCGTCACTCGTCGTGACCAGATGTTCCCCACGCTGGCTGAGGCGGACATCGATCGCATGCGCCGTTTCGGCGAGGCCAGCGCCTATGCCGCGGGCGAGCACATCGTCAGAGCCGGCGATGTGGCGCCCGGATTGATCGTCCTCCTGTCGGGCAAGGTGGATATCACGCAGGATGGCGGGCTCGGCCGGCGCGAAACGATCGTCACCCACGGTCCGGGCAGTTTTGTCGGCGAGCTGGCGCAGCTTTCGGCCCGCCCGTCGCTGGTCAATGCCGAGGCCGCCGAACCGGTGGAGGCCTTCGTCATCCCAGCGCAGCGGCTGCGCGACCTGATGGTGCAGGAGGCCAATCTCGGCGAGCGCATCATGCGGGCTCTGATCCTGCGCCGTGTCGGCCTGCTGGAAAGCGGCAGCAGCGGGCCGGTCATCATCGGACCCGCCGGCAATGGCGACACGTTGCGGCTGCAAGGTTTTCTGGCGCGCAGCGGCCAGCCGCACCGGGCGCTGGATTCCGACAGCGATCCTTGCGCGAAAACGCTGATCGAGCGCTTCCACGTCGACCCGCATCATCTGCCGATCGTGCTGTGTCCGGACGGCAAGCTGCTGCGCAATCCCGGCGAGAAGGAGCTCGCCCGCTGCATCGGCCTGCTGCGGCCGATCGACGCCACGAAAGTCTACGACGTGGCCATCGTCGGCGCCGGACCGGCGGGGCTGGCGGCTGCGGTCTATGCGGCGTCCGAAGGGCTTTCGACGATCGTGCTCGACTGCCGCGCCTTCGGAGGGCAGGCGGGCGCCTCCTCGCGCATCGAGAACTATCTCGGCTTCCCCACAGGCATTTCGGGCATGGCGCTGATGGCGCGCGCCTACAACCAGGCGCAAAAGTTCGGGGTCGAAATGGTGATCCCTGACGAGGCCAAGCTGCTCAGCGGGGCAAGCGACGGTTACAGGCTCGATGTCGGCGACGACGAGAGCGTGCGGGCGCGTACGGTGGTGATCGCCAGCGGCGCGCGCTACCGCCGCCTCGATATCGCCAATCTTGCACAATTCGAGGGGGCGTGCGTGCACTATTGGGCGTCGCCGATCGAAGCGCGGCTTTGCGCCGGCCAAGAGGTGGCGCTGGTCGGCGCCGGCAATTCGGCCGGGCAGGCGGCTGTCTATCTGGCCAGCCATGTCCGGAAGGTGGCGCTGCTGGCGCGCGGCCGCAGTCTCGATGCCACCATGTCGCGCTATCTGGTCGAGCGCATCAAGGCACAGCCGAACATCGAAGTGCTGACCGAGACCGAGGTTGAGGCGCTGGACGGCGACGAGGGCAATCTTGGCACGATCCGTTGGCGTCACCGTGCCAGTGGCGAGGAGACAACGCGGCCGATCCGCCATCTCTTCCTGTTCATCGGCGCCGACCCGAATACGGACTGGCTGGCGCAATGCAACGTGGCACTGGACGCCAAGGGTTTCGTCCGCACCGGATCGGACATAGAATCGGGGCTGATGGAAACGAGCCGCAGCGGGGTGTTTGCCATCGGCGACGTCCGCTCCGGCTCGGTCAAGCGGGTCGCGGCCGCTGTCGGCGAAGGCGCCCAGGTGGTGGCGGCATTGCACGCATATCTGGCGCGCGGCAACGCCGTCGCGCCTCAAACGGCCAGGAGAATTTGA
- a CDS encoding UBP-type zinc finger domain-containing protein — protein sequence MADECRHAHDIKDVTPSALGCEECLKSGSQWVHLRLCRTCGHVGCCDDSPNRHATKHFHATRHPIIEGYDPPEGWGWCYIDEVFLDLGDRATPQNGPIPRFY from the coding sequence ATGGCAGATGAATGCAGACATGCGCATGACATCAAGGACGTGACGCCGAGCGCACTCGGCTGCGAGGAATGCCTGAAGAGCGGCTCGCAATGGGTGCATCTGCGGCTGTGCCGCACCTGCGGCCATGTCGGCTGCTGCGACGACTCGCCCAATCGTCACGCCACCAAGCATTTTCACGCCACCCGCCATCCGATCATCGAAGGCTACGATCCGCCGGAAGGCTGGGGATGGTGCTATATCGACGAGGTGTTCCTCGACCTCGGCGACCGCGCCACGCCGCAGAACGGTCCGATCCCGCGATTTTATTGA
- a CDS encoding aspartate/glutamate racemase family protein has product MSARLAASVPQSSGPVDLGVLPSDLDGGLASRAAIGLVVLATDQTLEHEFRALVRIPGVAFYEARVFNDNDITPETLRAIGPRIAPTTDLILPSIPLDVVGFGCTSATMTLGEEAVFAEIRKVRPGVACTTPVTAALAAFKALGAKGIGLLTPYAPQINENLVAYFTGRGLNIAAVATFDRRDDREAARISVASIEAAAERMAATPGVDAIFISCTSLRIAEAAAGLEKRIGIPVTSSNHAMAWHCLRLAGVDDVVPAGGRLFGLQVG; this is encoded by the coding sequence ATGTCCGCCAGACTTGCTGCCTCTGTCCCCCAATCCTCCGGTCCGGTCGACCTTGGCGTATTGCCGTCCGACCTCGATGGCGGTCTTGCCTCACGCGCGGCGATCGGCCTTGTCGTGCTGGCCACGGACCAGACGTTGGAGCATGAATTCCGCGCGCTGGTTCGCATTCCCGGTGTCGCCTTCTACGAAGCACGCGTCTTCAACGACAACGACATCACGCCGGAGACGCTGCGCGCCATCGGCCCCCGGATCGCGCCCACCACCGACCTCATCTTGCCCAGCATCCCGCTTGATGTCGTCGGCTTCGGCTGCACCTCGGCGACGATGACGCTCGGCGAGGAGGCTGTCTTTGCCGAGATCAGGAAGGTGCGGCCCGGCGTCGCCTGCACCACGCCGGTCACCGCGGCCCTGGCAGCCTTCAAGGCGCTCGGCGCCAAGGGCATCGGCCTGCTGACGCCCTATGCGCCGCAAATCAACGAAAACCTCGTCGCCTATTTCACCGGGCGCGGCCTCAACATTGCAGCCGTCGCCACCTTCGACCGCCGCGACGACCGCGAAGCCGCCCGCATCTCGGTCGCCTCGATCGAAGCCGCGGCCGAGCGGATGGCCGCCACCCCGGGCGTAGATGCGATCTTCATCTCCTGCACCAGCCTGCGCATTGCCGAAGCGGCGGCCGGGCTGGAAAAGCGCATCGGTATTCCGGTCACCTCCAGCAATCATGCCATGGCCTGGCATTGCCTGCGGCTCGCCGGTGTCGATGATGTCGTGCCCGCTGGCGGCAGGCTGTTCGGATTGCAGGTCGGCTGA
- a CDS encoding D-amino acid dehydrogenase, translating into MRVVVLGGGVVGVTTAYQLQKDGHEVVLIERQPQVAAETSWGNAGMIAPGHSFVWSSPRAPMILLKSLVLRDQALRFKFSADPRLYSWSWLFLMECTAAKAKRNTLLKHRLAAYSQTVLREVVADEAIDYDRNDRGIVYFHRSQQALDKGVEHMKVLESDGQEIRVLDREAIVALDPSLASAKEKIAGGIYCPTDETGDPAKFTRALATKVVERGGAIHTGTTITGIETSSDGITQVLTDKGPFKGDAYVLALGSHSPILARTIGINLPIYPIKGYSLTIPVGNRPQPPTIAAIDEHNLVAISRFGDRIRVTATAEFAGYDTSHKPADFAFMKGVTQELYPEGADYDRAEMWAGLRPMTPNNLPEFGQRRLRNLYLNTGHGHIGWTMSHGSARITADLIAGRRPAISMDGLLN; encoded by the coding sequence ATGCGCGTAGTGGTGCTGGGTGGCGGCGTCGTCGGCGTCACCACCGCCTATCAGCTGCAAAAGGACGGCCACGAGGTGGTGCTCATCGAGCGCCAGCCGCAAGTCGCCGCCGAGACCAGCTGGGGCAATGCCGGCATGATCGCGCCGGGCCATTCCTTCGTCTGGTCGTCGCCCAGGGCGCCGATGATCCTCTTGAAATCACTGGTGCTGAGGGATCAGGCGCTGCGCTTCAAATTCTCGGCCGATCCGCGGCTCTACTCCTGGTCGTGGCTGTTCCTGATGGAATGCACGGCGGCGAAGGCGAAGCGGAACACGTTGCTCAAGCATAGGCTCGCTGCCTATTCGCAAACTGTCCTGCGCGAAGTCGTCGCCGACGAAGCCATCGACTACGACCGCAACGACCGCGGCATCGTCTATTTCCACCGCAGCCAGCAGGCGCTCGACAAGGGTGTCGAGCATATGAAGGTGCTCGAGTCCGACGGGCAGGAGATAAGAGTGCTCGACCGCGAAGCCATCGTCGCGCTCGATCCATCGCTGGCGTCCGCGAAGGAAAAGATTGCAGGTGGCATCTATTGTCCGACCGACGAGACCGGCGACCCGGCCAAATTCACCCGGGCGCTAGCGACCAAGGTGGTTGAACGCGGCGGCGCCATCCACACCGGCACCACCATTACCGGCATCGAGACATCGAGCGATGGCATCACTCAGGTGCTCACTGACAAGGGACCCTTCAAGGGCGACGCCTATGTGCTGGCGCTCGGCTCTCACAGTCCGATCCTTGCCAGGACGATCGGCATCAACCTGCCGATCTATCCGATCAAGGGCTACTCGCTGACCATTCCCGTCGGCAATCGGCCGCAGCCACCGACCATCGCCGCGATCGACGAACACAATCTGGTCGCCATCTCGCGCTTCGGCGACCGTATCCGCGTCACCGCGACGGCAGAGTTCGCCGGCTACGACACCAGTCACAAGCCCGCCGATTTCGCCTTCATGAAGGGCGTGACGCAGGAGCTCTACCCCGAAGGCGCCGACTACGACCGCGCCGAAATGTGGGCGGGTCTGCGGCCGATGACGCCGAACAATCTGCCCGAGTTCGGACAACGGCGTTTGCGCAACCTCTACCTCAATACCGGGCACGGCCACATCGGCTGGACCATGTCGCATGGCTCGGCCCGCATCACCGCCGATCTGATCGCCGGGCGCCGGCCCGCCATTTCCATGGATGGGCTTTTGAACTGA
- a CDS encoding cystathionine gamma-synthase gives MTINAPGKNRLAFSTRTIHGGQSHDPLTGAVMVPIYATSTYGQQSPGVHKGFEYARSQNPTRFAFERAVADLESGSAAFAFASGLASIATVLELLDAGAHIVATDDIYGGSFRLMERVRKRSANLQVSFVDFTDLAAVEAAIRPETKLLWVETPTNPLLRIVDLEGVAALAKRKGLLTVADNTFCSPYLQRPLELGIDIVVHSTTKYLNGHSDMVGGVAVVGDNKDLAAQLKFLQNAIGAISGPFDSFLALRGIKTLALRMERHSSNGLKIAQWLERRPDVRRVIYPGLSSHPQHAIAKRQMHAFGGMITVELDRDLAATKRFLERTQLFTLAESLGGVESLIEHPAIMTHGSIPAEKRAAIGISDSLVRLSAGIEDGDDLIADLEQALKS, from the coding sequence ATGACCATCAACGCACCCGGCAAGAACCGCCTGGCCTTTTCGACGCGCACCATCCATGGCGGCCAGAGCCACGACCCACTCACCGGCGCGGTGATGGTGCCGATCTATGCCACCTCGACCTACGGCCAGCAGTCGCCCGGCGTGCACAAGGGTTTTGAATATGCCCGCAGCCAGAACCCGACCCGCTTTGCCTTCGAGCGCGCGGTGGCCGATCTCGAAAGCGGCTCGGCCGCCTTCGCCTTCGCCTCGGGGTTGGCGTCGATCGCCACCGTGCTCGAACTGCTCGATGCCGGCGCGCACATCGTCGCCACCGACGACATCTATGGCGGCTCCTTTCGACTGATGGAACGGGTGCGCAAGCGCTCCGCCAATCTGCAGGTCTCTTTCGTCGACTTCACCGACCTTGCCGCCGTCGAAGCGGCGATCCGCCCCGAAACAAAACTGCTCTGGGTCGAGACGCCGACCAACCCGCTGCTACGCATCGTCGACCTCGAAGGCGTTGCGGCATTGGCCAAGCGCAAGGGCCTGCTCACAGTCGCCGACAACACGTTTTGCAGCCCGTATCTGCAGCGGCCGCTGGAGCTCGGCATCGACATCGTCGTCCACTCGACGACCAAATACCTCAACGGCCATTCCGACATGGTCGGCGGCGTCGCCGTGGTCGGCGACAACAAGGATCTCGCCGCCCAACTGAAATTCCTGCAGAACGCCATCGGCGCCATTTCAGGCCCGTTCGACAGTTTTCTAGCGCTGCGCGGCATCAAGACCCTGGCACTGCGGATGGAGCGCCATTCCTCCAATGGCCTGAAGATTGCGCAATGGCTGGAGCGCCGCCCCGACGTCCGCCGCGTCATCTATCCCGGCCTCTCCAGCCATCCGCAGCACGCCATTGCCAAGCGGCAGATGCATGCCTTCGGCGGCATGATAACGGTCGAGCTCGACCGCGACCTCGCCGCCACGAAACGCTTTCTTGAGCGCACGCAACTGTTCACTCTGGCCGAAAGCCTCGGCGGCGTCGAAAGCCTGATCGAGCATCCTGCCATCATGACCCATGGTTCGATCCCAGCAGAAAAACGCGCCGCCATCGGCATTTCCGATTCGCTGGTGCGGCTTTCGGCCGGCATCGAGGACGGGGATGATTTGATTGCGGATTTGGAACAGGCACTGAAGAGCTGA
- a CDS encoding pyridoxal-phosphate dependent enzyme, translated as MTEHKIAAPDGASSRLRPPYASVLDLIGQTPVVELTKFDTGKCRLFIKLESQNPGGSIKDRIALSMISAAEKQGKLKRGGTIVEATAGNTGLGLAQVGIPKGYRIILVVPDKMSREKIQHLRALGAEVRMTRSDVGKGHAEYYQDMAEKIAAELPGAFYANQFANPANPLAHETTTGPEIFSQLEGDVDAVVVGVGSGGTLTGLGRHFKEVSPKTEMILADPVGSVLAPLIKTGKLEEAGSWTVEGIGEDFVPPNADLSLVKKAYSIPDKQSMLAVRDLLSKEGILAGSSSGTLLSAALRYCREQTVAKRVVTFVCDSGNKYLSKVFDDFWLAEQGLAEQEHHGDLRDLVMRSHRTGDTVSVGPEESLLNAYGRMRRSDVSQLPVLDNGKLVGIVDESDILAKVDGPHDGRWERFNGPVRTAMTSNLHTLQASQTLDALLPVFDRNEVAIIFDGDEFVGLITRIDLINHLRRAR; from the coding sequence ATGACCGAGCACAAGATCGCCGCACCTGACGGCGCCTCATCCCGCCTGCGCCCGCCCTATGCATCGGTCCTCGACCTGATCGGGCAGACACCGGTGGTCGAACTGACCAAGTTCGATACCGGCAAGTGCCGGCTGTTCATCAAGCTCGAAAGCCAGAATCCCGGCGGCTCGATCAAGGATCGCATCGCGCTGTCCATGATCTCCGCCGCCGAAAAGCAGGGCAAGCTCAAGCGCGGCGGCACGATCGTCGAGGCGACCGCCGGCAATACCGGTCTCGGCCTCGCCCAGGTTGGCATCCCCAAGGGCTATCGCATCATCCTTGTCGTGCCCGACAAGATGTCGCGCGAAAAAATCCAGCATCTGCGCGCGCTCGGCGCCGAAGTGCGCATGACGCGTTCCGACGTCGGCAAGGGCCACGCCGAATACTATCAGGACATGGCCGAAAAGATCGCCGCCGAGCTGCCCGGCGCCTTCTACGCCAACCAGTTCGCCAATCCGGCCAATCCGCTGGCGCATGAAACCACCACCGGTCCGGAAATTTTCTCGCAACTCGAAGGCGACGTCGACGCCGTGGTCGTCGGTGTCGGCTCCGGCGGCACGCTGACCGGGCTTGGCCGCCATTTCAAAGAGGTCTCGCCGAAGACCGAAATGATATTGGCCGATCCGGTCGGCTCGGTGCTGGCGCCCCTAATCAAGACCGGCAAGCTGGAAGAGGCCGGCAGCTGGACCGTCGAAGGCATCGGCGAGGATTTCGTCCCGCCCAATGCTGATCTGTCGCTGGTCAAGAAGGCCTACTCCATTCCCGACAAGCAGAGCATGCTGGCAGTGCGCGACCTCTTGTCCAAGGAAGGCATTTTGGCCGGCTCGTCCTCCGGCACGCTGCTGTCGGCAGCCTTGCGCTATTGCCGTGAGCAGACGGTTGCGAAGCGGGTCGTCACCTTCGTCTGCGACAGCGGCAACAAATATCTGTCAAAAGTGTTCGACGATTTCTGGCTGGCCGAGCAAGGCCTTGCCGAGCAGGAGCATCATGGCGATTTGCGCGACCTGGTGATGCGTTCGCATCGCACGGGCGATACGGTCTCCGTCGGTCCGGAGGAAAGCCTGCTCAATGCCTATGGCCGCATGCGCCGCTCCGATGTTTCGCAGCTGCCGGTGCTGGACAATGGCAAGCTGGTCGGCATCGTCGACGAAAGCGATATTCTGGCCAAGGTCGATGGTCCCCATGACGGGCGCTGGGAGCGCTTCAACGGCCCAGTGCGCACGGCGATGACCTCCAATCTGCACACGCTGCAGGCCAGCCAGACGCTGGATGCGCTGCTGCCGGTGTTCGACCGCAACGAAGTCGCAATCATCTTCGATGGCGACGAGTTCGTCGGTCTGATAACCCGCATCGACCTGATCAACCATTTGAGGCGCGCACGATGA
- a CDS encoding FAD/NAD(P)-binding protein, whose product MIGRANSIIPNSIIIVGGGASGVVLAAHLLKSPNPDLRVTLIEKRPHFGQGMAYSTLLSAHVLNVSAAGMSAYADDPGNFWRWMLERGLATPEQAPVYAPRSVYARYLKELLDELEAREQQSGRLRLIREESLSISPTGSGVEVALANGTSVVAHLAVLATGHDEEPGAGQGHAIRMGSEADTALDPEARVLVLGTGLSMVDAFLALEQRGHRGEIVALSRRGLLPSPHRKGNPIKLDVADIPLGTQLSYFVGWFRDLIRENQKAGIDWRDVVDGLRPFNQKIWQNWPSSAKRRFVEHTKAWWDIHRHRMAPEVYARVTEAVQSGRIRPVAGRIVTIAAGDGFTVEVQSRHTQRLETFDVARIYDCTGIARDISTTSNSVVRSLVDRGLARPDPLRLGLDVTANCEIIASDGSVSAKILAVGPLTRGTFFEIDAIPDIRVQCARLSKQLLG is encoded by the coding sequence ATGATCGGGCGCGCCAATTCGATCATCCCCAACTCGATCATCATTGTCGGCGGCGGCGCCAGTGGCGTCGTCCTTGCCGCACATCTCCTGAAATCGCCCAATCCAGATCTGCGCGTGACGCTGATCGAGAAGCGTCCGCATTTCGGCCAGGGCATGGCTTATTCCACGCTGCTGTCGGCGCATGTGCTGAATGTCAGTGCGGCCGGCATGAGCGCCTATGCCGACGACCCCGGCAATTTCTGGCGCTGGATGCTTGAGCGCGGCCTGGCAACGCCCGAGCAGGCGCCGGTCTATGCGCCGCGCAGCGTCTACGCCCGCTACCTCAAGGAACTGCTGGACGAGCTCGAGGCCCGCGAACAGCAGTCGGGACGGCTTCGCCTGATCCGCGAGGAGAGCCTATCGATCTCGCCGACCGGCTCCGGGGTGGAGGTGGCGCTGGCCAATGGCACCAGCGTCGTCGCCCACCTTGCCGTGCTGGCGACCGGACATGACGAGGAGCCGGGCGCCGGCCAGGGCCACGCCATCAGGATGGGATCGGAGGCCGACACGGCGCTCGATCCCGAAGCCCGAGTCCTCGTGCTGGGCACCGGCTTGAGCATGGTCGATGCGTTCCTGGCACTCGAACAGCGCGGCCATCGCGGTGAGATCGTCGCACTGTCGCGGCGCGGCCTGCTACCCTCGCCGCACCGCAAGGGCAACCCGATCAAGCTCGACGTTGCCGACATTCCGCTCGGCACCCAGCTGTCCTATTTTGTCGGCTGGTTCCGCGACCTGATCCGGGAGAACCAGAAGGCCGGTATCGACTGGCGCGACGTGGTCGACGGTCTCAGGCCCTTCAACCAAAAAATCTGGCAGAACTGGCCGTCCTCGGCCAAGCGTCGCTTTGTCGAGCACACCAAGGCCTGGTGGGACATCCACCGCCATCGCATGGCGCCCGAGGTTTACGCTCGCGTCACCGAGGCGGTGCAATCGGGCCGCATCCGTCCTGTCGCCGGGCGCATCGTCACTATTGCGGCAGGCGACGGATTCACCGTGGAGGTCCAGTCCCGCCACACGCAGCGTCTCGAAACATTCGACGTCGCCCGCATCTACGATTGCACGGGCATTGCGAGGGACATCTCGACCACGTCGAACAGCGTGGTGCGCTCGCTGGTCGACCGCGGCCTGGCGCGGCCCGACCCGCTGCGCCTTGGCCTCGACGTGACTGCCAATTGCGAGATCATTGCCAGTGATGGTTCCGTATCGGCCAAGATCCTGGCGGTCGGGCCGCTGACCCGAGGCACCTTCTTCGAGATCGACGCCATCCCCGATATCCGCGTCCAGTGCGCAAGGCTGAGCAAACAGTTGCTGGGTTGA